A genomic segment from Corylus avellana chromosome ca5, CavTom2PMs-1.0 encodes:
- the LOC132180794 gene encoding NADPH-dependent diflavin oxidoreductase 1 isoform X2, translating into MKAFWRFLLQRNLSKHWLEGVRYALFGLGDSGYQKYNFVAKKLDKRLSDLGAMAIIEKGLGDDQHPSGYEAALDPWMSSLWSMLNQINHKFFPQGPDFVIPDMKLIDQPKVQITYHCNDEVDPQFLPNSDLKWIEMQIERARSMSPGKFNPNKNRPHCFLKMIKNQPLTRAGCEKDVRHFEFEFVSSAIEYEVGDILEVLPSQNPAAIDAFIERCNLDPDAFITVHTREIDNHLLHTCTTVKVPIKLKAFVALTMDVASASPRRYFFEVMSYFATAPHEKERLQYFASAEGRDDLYQYNQKERRTILEVLEDFPSVQIPFEWLVQLVPPLKTRAFSISSSPSAHPNQVHLTVNVVSWTTPFKRKRSGLCSMWLAHLDPEQSTHVPAWFQKGTLYPPPPSLPLILIGPGTGCAPFRGFVEERAIQSESGATAPVIFFFGCWNENNDFLYRDFWLSHSQNDGVLSKAKGGGFFVAFSRDQPQKVYVQHKMRENSRRIWNLLSEGAAIYVAGSSTKMPSDVLSAFEDIVSKEGGLPKESAVRWLRALEKAGKYHVEAWS; encoded by the exons ATGAAG GCCTTTTGGAGGTTTCTTCTGCAGAGAAATTTAAGTAAGCATTGGCTAGAAGGTGTTCGCTATGCTTTATTTGGCTTGGGAGATTCTGGTTACCAGAAATATAAT TTTGTTGCGAAGAAGCTTGACAAAAGACTTTCAGATCTTGGGGCAATGGCTATTATTGAAAAGGGTTTGGGAGATGACCAGCACCCATCAGG GTATGAGGCTGCACTGGATCCATGGATGTCATCTTTGTGGAGTAtgttaaatcaaatcaatcataaaTTCTTCCCACAAGGTCCAGATTTTGTGATTCCAGATATGAAATTGATTGATCAACCAAAAGTTCAGATCACATATCATTGCAATGACGAGGTGGATCctcaatttcttccaaactcaG ATTTGAAATGGATTGAGATGCAAATTGAGAGGGCTCGCTCAATGTCTCCTGGAAAATTTAACCCGAACAAGAATAGGCCTCATTGCTTTCTCAAAATG ATAAAAAATCAGCCACTGACTAGAGCAGGATGTGAAAAGGATGTGCGCCACTTTGAGTTTGAATTTGTTTCATCT GCTATTGAATATGAAGTTGGTGACATTCTTGAGGTTCTCCCCAGTCAGAATCCTGCTGCCATAGATGCTTTCATAGAGCGATGTAATTTGGACCCTGATGCATTCATTACT GTTCATACTAGAGAGATAGATAATCACCTTCTTCATACTTGTACAACTGTCAAGGTCCCAATCAAGTTGAAAGCTTTCGTGGCATTGACAATGGATGTTGCATCAGCTTCCCCTCGACGCTATTTTTTTGAG GTCATGAGTTATTTTGCAACAGCTCCACATGAAAAGGAAAGACTTCAATATTTTGCTTCAGCTGAAGGAAGAGATGATCTATACCAATACAATCAGAAGGAACGAAGAACTATTCTTGAG GTATTAGAGGATTTTCCATCTGTTCAAATACCATTTGAATGGCTGGTGCAGTTGGTTCCTCCATTGAAAACCAGAGCTTTCTCCATATCTTCATCCCCTTCAGCTCACCCCAATCAAGTGCACTTAACTGTCAATGTAGTGTCGTGGACAACTCCTTTTAAAAGGAAGCGAAGTGGTCTCTGCTCAATGTGGCTAGCCCATCTTGATCCTGAACAAA GCACTCATGTTCCAGCATGGTTTCAGAAAGGTACCCTTTATCCCCCACCACCATCGCTTCCACTCATTCTTATTGGACCTGGAACTGGTTGCGCACCTTTTCGCGGATTTGTGGAAGAAAGAGCAATACAAAGTGAATCTGGTGCAACTGCTCCAgttattttcttctttggtTGCTGGAATGAGAATAATGACTTCCTATACAGAGACTTTTGGTTGTCGCATTCACAAAATGATGGGGTACTTTCGAAAGCTAAGGGTGGaggtttttttgttgctttctcAAGGGACCAGCCACAGAAGGTCTATGTGCAGCATAAGATGCGGGAAAATAGTCGGAGGATATGGAATTTACTGAGTGAGGGGGCTGCTATCTATGTTGCAGGTTCATCTACCAAAATGCCTTCCGACGTATTGTCTGCCTTTGAGGATATTGTATCCAAGGAAGGTGGGCTTCCAAAGGAATCTGCTGTGAGGTGGCTTAGGGCACTGGAAAAGGCTGGCAAGTACCATGTTGAAGCTTGGTCTTGA
- the LOC132180794 gene encoding NADPH-dependent diflavin oxidoreductase 1 isoform X1, with the protein MEDRAKLLILYATQTGNAQDAAERVAREAERRGCPVNPLSMDEYDARSLPHEDTVIFVVSTTGQGDAPDSMKAFWRFLLQRNLSKHWLEGVRYALFGLGDSGYQKYNFVAKKLDKRLSDLGAMAIIEKGLGDDQHPSGYEAALDPWMSSLWSMLNQINHKFFPQGPDFVIPDMKLIDQPKVQITYHCNDEVDPQFLPNSDLKWIEMQIERARSMSPGKFNPNKNRPHCFLKMIKNQPLTRAGCEKDVRHFEFEFVSSAIEYEVGDILEVLPSQNPAAIDAFIERCNLDPDAFITVHTREIDNHLLHTCTTVKVPIKLKAFVALTMDVASASPRRYFFEVMSYFATAPHEKERLQYFASAEGRDDLYQYNQKERRTILEVLEDFPSVQIPFEWLVQLVPPLKTRAFSISSSPSAHPNQVHLTVNVVSWTTPFKRKRSGLCSMWLAHLDPEQSTHVPAWFQKGTLYPPPPSLPLILIGPGTGCAPFRGFVEERAIQSESGATAPVIFFFGCWNENNDFLYRDFWLSHSQNDGVLSKAKGGGFFVAFSRDQPQKVYVQHKMRENSRRIWNLLSEGAAIYVAGSSTKMPSDVLSAFEDIVSKEGGLPKESAVRWLRALEKAGKYHVEAWS; encoded by the exons ATGGAAGACAGAGCTAAGCTCCTGATACTATACGCAACTCAAACCGGTAACGCGCAGGACGCGGCGGAGCGTGTTGCTCGAGAAGCGGAGCGCCGAGGTTGCCCCGTGAACCCTCTTTCTATGGATGAATACGACGCC CGTTCCTTACCTCATGAAGACACTGtcatttttgttgtttctaCCACAGGCCAGGGAGATGCGCCAGACTCCATGAAG GCCTTTTGGAGGTTTCTTCTGCAGAGAAATTTAAGTAAGCATTGGCTAGAAGGTGTTCGCTATGCTTTATTTGGCTTGGGAGATTCTGGTTACCAGAAATATAAT TTTGTTGCGAAGAAGCTTGACAAAAGACTTTCAGATCTTGGGGCAATGGCTATTATTGAAAAGGGTTTGGGAGATGACCAGCACCCATCAGG GTATGAGGCTGCACTGGATCCATGGATGTCATCTTTGTGGAGTAtgttaaatcaaatcaatcataaaTTCTTCCCACAAGGTCCAGATTTTGTGATTCCAGATATGAAATTGATTGATCAACCAAAAGTTCAGATCACATATCATTGCAATGACGAGGTGGATCctcaatttcttccaaactcaG ATTTGAAATGGATTGAGATGCAAATTGAGAGGGCTCGCTCAATGTCTCCTGGAAAATTTAACCCGAACAAGAATAGGCCTCATTGCTTTCTCAAAATG ATAAAAAATCAGCCACTGACTAGAGCAGGATGTGAAAAGGATGTGCGCCACTTTGAGTTTGAATTTGTTTCATCT GCTATTGAATATGAAGTTGGTGACATTCTTGAGGTTCTCCCCAGTCAGAATCCTGCTGCCATAGATGCTTTCATAGAGCGATGTAATTTGGACCCTGATGCATTCATTACT GTTCATACTAGAGAGATAGATAATCACCTTCTTCATACTTGTACAACTGTCAAGGTCCCAATCAAGTTGAAAGCTTTCGTGGCATTGACAATGGATGTTGCATCAGCTTCCCCTCGACGCTATTTTTTTGAG GTCATGAGTTATTTTGCAACAGCTCCACATGAAAAGGAAAGACTTCAATATTTTGCTTCAGCTGAAGGAAGAGATGATCTATACCAATACAATCAGAAGGAACGAAGAACTATTCTTGAG GTATTAGAGGATTTTCCATCTGTTCAAATACCATTTGAATGGCTGGTGCAGTTGGTTCCTCCATTGAAAACCAGAGCTTTCTCCATATCTTCATCCCCTTCAGCTCACCCCAATCAAGTGCACTTAACTGTCAATGTAGTGTCGTGGACAACTCCTTTTAAAAGGAAGCGAAGTGGTCTCTGCTCAATGTGGCTAGCCCATCTTGATCCTGAACAAA GCACTCATGTTCCAGCATGGTTTCAGAAAGGTACCCTTTATCCCCCACCACCATCGCTTCCACTCATTCTTATTGGACCTGGAACTGGTTGCGCACCTTTTCGCGGATTTGTGGAAGAAAGAGCAATACAAAGTGAATCTGGTGCAACTGCTCCAgttattttcttctttggtTGCTGGAATGAGAATAATGACTTCCTATACAGAGACTTTTGGTTGTCGCATTCACAAAATGATGGGGTACTTTCGAAAGCTAAGGGTGGaggtttttttgttgctttctcAAGGGACCAGCCACAGAAGGTCTATGTGCAGCATAAGATGCGGGAAAATAGTCGGAGGATATGGAATTTACTGAGTGAGGGGGCTGCTATCTATGTTGCAGGTTCATCTACCAAAATGCCTTCCGACGTATTGTCTGCCTTTGAGGATATTGTATCCAAGGAAGGTGGGCTTCCAAAGGAATCTGCTGTGAGGTGGCTTAGGGCACTGGAAAAGGCTGGCAAGTACCATGTTGAAGCTTGGTCTTGA
- the LOC132180794 gene encoding NADPH-dependent diflavin oxidoreductase 1 isoform X3, with amino-acid sequence MAIIEKGLGDDQHPSGYEAALDPWMSSLWSMLNQINHKFFPQGPDFVIPDMKLIDQPKVQITYHCNDEVDPQFLPNSDLKWIEMQIERARSMSPGKFNPNKNRPHCFLKMIKNQPLTRAGCEKDVRHFEFEFVSSAIEYEVGDILEVLPSQNPAAIDAFIERCNLDPDAFITVHTREIDNHLLHTCTTVKVPIKLKAFVALTMDVASASPRRYFFEVMSYFATAPHEKERLQYFASAEGRDDLYQYNQKERRTILEVLEDFPSVQIPFEWLVQLVPPLKTRAFSISSSPSAHPNQVHLTVNVVSWTTPFKRKRSGLCSMWLAHLDPEQSTHVPAWFQKGTLYPPPPSLPLILIGPGTGCAPFRGFVEERAIQSESGATAPVIFFFGCWNENNDFLYRDFWLSHSQNDGVLSKAKGGGFFVAFSRDQPQKVYVQHKMRENSRRIWNLLSEGAAIYVAGSSTKMPSDVLSAFEDIVSKEGGLPKESAVRWLRALEKAGKYHVEAWS; translated from the exons ATGGCTATTATTGAAAAGGGTTTGGGAGATGACCAGCACCCATCAGG GTATGAGGCTGCACTGGATCCATGGATGTCATCTTTGTGGAGTAtgttaaatcaaatcaatcataaaTTCTTCCCACAAGGTCCAGATTTTGTGATTCCAGATATGAAATTGATTGATCAACCAAAAGTTCAGATCACATATCATTGCAATGACGAGGTGGATCctcaatttcttccaaactcaG ATTTGAAATGGATTGAGATGCAAATTGAGAGGGCTCGCTCAATGTCTCCTGGAAAATTTAACCCGAACAAGAATAGGCCTCATTGCTTTCTCAAAATG ATAAAAAATCAGCCACTGACTAGAGCAGGATGTGAAAAGGATGTGCGCCACTTTGAGTTTGAATTTGTTTCATCT GCTATTGAATATGAAGTTGGTGACATTCTTGAGGTTCTCCCCAGTCAGAATCCTGCTGCCATAGATGCTTTCATAGAGCGATGTAATTTGGACCCTGATGCATTCATTACT GTTCATACTAGAGAGATAGATAATCACCTTCTTCATACTTGTACAACTGTCAAGGTCCCAATCAAGTTGAAAGCTTTCGTGGCATTGACAATGGATGTTGCATCAGCTTCCCCTCGACGCTATTTTTTTGAG GTCATGAGTTATTTTGCAACAGCTCCACATGAAAAGGAAAGACTTCAATATTTTGCTTCAGCTGAAGGAAGAGATGATCTATACCAATACAATCAGAAGGAACGAAGAACTATTCTTGAG GTATTAGAGGATTTTCCATCTGTTCAAATACCATTTGAATGGCTGGTGCAGTTGGTTCCTCCATTGAAAACCAGAGCTTTCTCCATATCTTCATCCCCTTCAGCTCACCCCAATCAAGTGCACTTAACTGTCAATGTAGTGTCGTGGACAACTCCTTTTAAAAGGAAGCGAAGTGGTCTCTGCTCAATGTGGCTAGCCCATCTTGATCCTGAACAAA GCACTCATGTTCCAGCATGGTTTCAGAAAGGTACCCTTTATCCCCCACCACCATCGCTTCCACTCATTCTTATTGGACCTGGAACTGGTTGCGCACCTTTTCGCGGATTTGTGGAAGAAAGAGCAATACAAAGTGAATCTGGTGCAACTGCTCCAgttattttcttctttggtTGCTGGAATGAGAATAATGACTTCCTATACAGAGACTTTTGGTTGTCGCATTCACAAAATGATGGGGTACTTTCGAAAGCTAAGGGTGGaggtttttttgttgctttctcAAGGGACCAGCCACAGAAGGTCTATGTGCAGCATAAGATGCGGGAAAATAGTCGGAGGATATGGAATTTACTGAGTGAGGGGGCTGCTATCTATGTTGCAGGTTCATCTACCAAAATGCCTTCCGACGTATTGTCTGCCTTTGAGGATATTGTATCCAAGGAAGGTGGGCTTCCAAAGGAATCTGCTGTGAGGTGGCTTAGGGCACTGGAAAAGGCTGGCAAGTACCATGTTGAAGCTTGGTCTTGA